The following proteins are co-located in the Cherax quadricarinatus isolate ZL_2023a chromosome 26, ASM3850222v1, whole genome shotgun sequence genome:
- the LOC128691507 gene encoding uncharacterized protein — MRYLSVMMLAVTAGVSYGGFIGGISPLGGLGHLGGLGHLGGLGKLGGLGLGGLGGLGKLGGLGGGFGGYGGGGKAYGGLGGFGGGYKGGFGGEKGHTFVLSDSYGSHGGYGSLGGFGGYGGYGGKGGYNKFGGLGGLGGLGKFGGLGFGRK, encoded by the exons ATG cgTTACCTGTCAGTGATGATGTTGGCCGTGACGGCTGGTGTTTCTTATGGAGGATTCATTGGGGGCATTTCCCCCTTGGGAGGACTTGGTCATCTTGGAGGACTGGGTCACCTTGGAGGCCTTGGTAAACTTGGAGGGCTTGGTCTTGGAGGCCTTGGTGGCCTTGGTAAACTTGGAGGCCTTGGTGGTGGATTTGGAGGATACGGAGGCGGCGGGAAGGCATATGGTGGTCTAGGCGGCTTTGGTGGAGGATACAAAGGAGGATTTG GCGGCGAGAAAGGTCACACCTTCGTGCTGAGCGACAGCTACG GAAGTCACGGAGGATATGGTTCCCTGGGCGGATTCG GAGGTTATGGAGGATATGGTGGAAAGGGAGGATATAATAAGTTTGGTGGACTCGGTGGACTCGGCGGACTTGGTAAATTTGGTGGACTTGGCTTTGGAAGGAAGTAA